From the Clupea harengus chromosome 15, Ch_v2.0.2, whole genome shotgun sequence genome, one window contains:
- the knl1 gene encoding kinetochore scaffold 1 isoform X1 — translation MESTETFNFDFERVGSSKRRISSILKAPRTSVKVTESSLKEPQQGDKSKPTEKRRSSRRVSFAATKNVVVFAKDMTSSSEEQSPSPSLTPMGAGSQDAKVMYDGIENLLKAPLQVSHQRDENQFFPDVFLPDGCNDKTVLFGEDTACMDMTHCHTVVIDKESDKSGLNFTTNTEMSVSRICKPTNMEDTMLQKNICLVDKGNAYSQNAEPASDFGAFLASMTQQKGVGNKSRNERPYMARDQTLLFEGDDMAHMDMTHSHTVMIDDDSNETDLNFFKKAEMPVSGIFKTINKEDNMPQRNVELANKAATDGDFEVFLAGLTKQKGLGNAKSEQSFPAIQSSSVPFHTQKVDSNSFFARLNAHRSVTDKENQPPALPDRSVSKPQGLHLRRSSTPSAEHDFMDLTKSHTVAIDRRGCLQSQQATQREKQWAIGQGSTNASRLDCDGLVGSLKSPDPDDMDLTRSQTVAINFKSMDVVRPSLSNVRRCERSFLDPNQTQIFSGNNVGMELTGVIDGTEVQENIPQKMPVQTESRFSLSKLRGASVHAPQPVSQQQRISHFQNDMWTVDPAKTDDMELTKSQTVVIDSKGYERDRPNKTRKSLSTNRSVIFAQNDEGMEFTEPFTGHLEARKRGSQSISMDMKINQTGAASDSEDMEMTKSQTVVIDSKAYKQEKPVKSRKSLSTNRSVMFAQNDDGMEMTEVLSGHIKANSYSNRRECDAQGVSMDMKINQTVSSGGKSLWGAALDSEDMEMTKSQTVVIDSKAYKQEKPVRSTKSLSTNRSVMFAQNDDGMEMTEALSGHIKANSYSNRRECDAQSVSMDMKINTNVPDNGKSFWADTSDSNDMEMTKSQTVVIDSKDYDQVKAPKSRKSLSTNKSVLFSKNDDCMEMSEALTGHMDANRHSVRDGSDQTSPRVFLNQTVQQSQPHVEALFSEADDMEITRSQTVVIDSKNRGITGNGSSHSSHMEIAESQKDLTESNQPIKGSLLRKSMMKSLSCVPSSSLQNTMFGNDPYSERKEATTVSGDDMEITRSQTVVIDAKHKRMSGDSDPKVHTLTTKWKNSISPMTDATFPSSQMTSQANVLQMSTAGEDMGFTTRKAAAMDSNSSEVNDGCKSTTKKFFPFDPLISKPCESEGITTDLSFITGQKVFPSLWVDDMELTSSKVTKSVPYMAAESKTQCSSDEGYVLKMTKSAQLASDERYGAPLHEEDPVALMSQSREVIGESSSVRGRGIHHDQRSSLCAEENVDSAEPDPVSPPDHTVTKRSDPISQKSKSRRRSLLDLQSKLRRISQAINDPAQSVVNSATLPLPRLEVTEMFTDNPEMADTIGCSNQNAVEVLTEQPDHVESSRKTSVKHETKPLTARRSFGGFLPKLPSRQKPIITDHVSETTKTFKSNFLEIDLDATSNLGNSEMDDIHAEQLPEMSSDEDISVTVDDHSFKQTQEEDGHCGANPLPEDLVHNVSPTLNVTKNLKRPRPEDDHDNMPLEQKRKQEVLPTEVTGSAFSSIRWETNATEEASNVMTKTIDGTSSSSNSTYLKSEATFESTYKYSQCDSQIERTLDYEFDFYKKIEDGSITMNEFLRHFGIDFVIHRSRPSALPDNFSPDPTPKMEHLLNELFIYRPKQRVYEADCEKLAAMVEGLKSRMLEQDRPVRHINESLWQELTNLSKEQLLSFGSKLKERKVHFRKRSKMLSHEMKAGMYSELVHTTQETKHQLEEKVLETDTLLKDLDACIHDLEVELEAVDSALRVDQVHAQSEIQPALRKRQEELERLDSAVAEKQRQMVHVESEKKNKAEKLDRLREEVKDIKKHTSVLHSVNEWKLSLKENGRTLIGFLHNTLLLEVVHQPPSGMLAPNDDTEQKLLDVSFHFQSDADKSECHSIIVHDLLSKLFKSETDWLKRYSTTRDIPMLLHDVSLAVSRIRLLGEEIQRLKRWGALRLSVLEISCADRQVQIVFSSLKAFVKFQLTLMVTCAYPFGGIKVHSFQNYIGNTSVDQIEDVLSSIEPAKGYLTQFIKMIHDHLLV, via the exons AATCAGTTCTTCCCAGATGTATTTCTGCCAGACGGTTGTAACGATAAAACGGTCCTTTTTGGAGAAGACACTGCATGTATGGACATGACTCACTGTCATACAGTTGTCATTGATAAGGAATCTGATAAAAGTGGCCTGAATTTCACAACCAATACAGAGATGTCAGTCAGCAGGATCTGTAAACCTACAAACATGGAAGATACCATGCTACAAAAAAACATCTGCCTTGTTGACAAAGGAAATGCATACTCTCAGAATGCAGAGCCGGCTTCAGATTTTGGAGCTTTCCTCGCAAGTATGACCCAGCAAAAGGGAGTTGGGAATAAATCAAGAAATGAAAGACCTTACATGGCTAGAGATCAGACATTGCTGTTTGAAGGGGACGATATGGCACACATGGATATGACCCATTCTCACACAGTTATGATTGATGACGACTCAAATGAAACTGACTTAAACTTCTTTAAGAAAGCAGAGATGCCAGTAAGTGGAATCTTTAAGACTATAAACAAGGAAGACAACATGCCACAAAGAAATGTGGAACTTGCTAATAAGGCTGCCACTGATGGAGATTTTGAAGTGTTCCTTGCAGGCTTGACCAAGCAGAAGGGACTCGGGAATGCAAAAAGTGAGCAGTCTTTCCCTGCTATTCAGTCTAGCAGCGTTCCATTTCATACCCAGAAAGTCGATTCAAACAGCTTTTTCGCCAGACTAAATGCCCACCGTAGTGTAACCGACAAAGAGAACCAGCCTCCTGCTCTGCCAGACCGCTCTGTTTCAAAACCTCAAGGCCTTCACCTTAGGAGGTCCAGTACCCCATCAGCTGAACATGACTTCATGGATCTAACAAAAAGTCACACAGTTGCAATAGACAGAAGAGGTTGTCTCCAAAGCCAACaggcaacacagagagagaagcagtgggCCATCGGACAGGGCAGCACCAATGCATCTCGACTGGATTGTGATGGTTTGGTAGGTTCCCTGAAATCACCTGATCCAGATGACATGGACTTGACAAGGAGTCAGACCGTTGCAATCAACTTCAAAAGTATGGACGTGGTGAGGCCCTCATTGAGCAATGTCAGGAGGTGTGAAAGGTCTTTTCTGGATCCCAACCAAACACAGATTTTCTCCGGCAATAACGTTGGAATGGAGCTTACAGGAGTCATTGATGGGACTGAGGTACAGGAAAATATCCCACAAAAGATGCCTGTCCAGACAGAATCaaggttctctctctcaaaactcAGGGGGGCTTCTGTCCACGCTCCCCAACCTGTAAGTCAGCAACAGAGGATTAGTCATTTTCAAAATGATATGTGGACTGTTGACCCTGCTAAGACCGATGACATGGAACTGACAAAGAGCCAGACAGTCGTAATTGACAGCAAGGGCTACGAGCGGGATAGGCCCAATAAAACACGAAAAAGTCTGTCCACAAACAGAAGTGTTATATTTGCACAAAATGATGAGGGTATGGAGTTCACTGAACCTTTTACAGGTCACCTGGAGGCAAGAAAACGTGGCAGTCAGAGTATCTCCATGGATATGAAGATTAATCAGACTGGAGCCGCATCAGATTCTGAGGACATGGAAATGACAAAGAGTCAAACTGTGGTCATTGATTCTAAAGCCTACAAACAGGAAAAGCCCGTTAAGTCGAGGAAAAGTCTGTCCACCAATAGGAGTGTGATGTTTGCCCAAAATGATGATGGTATGGAGATGACTGAAGTCCTTTCTGGACACATAAAAGCAAACAGCTACTCTAACAGAAGAGAATGTGACGCTCAGGGTGTTTCCATGGATATGAAGATTAACCAGACTGTTTCCAGTGGTGGCAAGAGTTTGTGGGGAGCCGCATTAGATTCTGAGGACATGGAAATGACAAAGAGTCAAACTGTGGTCATTGATTCTAAAGCCTACAAACAGGAAAAGCCCGTTAGGTCGACGAAAAGTCTGTCCACCAATAGGAGTGTGATGTTTGCCCAAAATGATGATGGGATGGAGATGACTGAAGCCCTTTCTGGACACATAAAAGCAAACAGCTACTCTAACAGAAGAGAATGTGACGCTCAGAGTGTTTCCATGGATATGaagattaatacaaatgttccGGATAATGGCAAGAGTTTTTGGGCAGACACATCAGATTCTAATGACATGGAAATGACAAAGAGCCAAACTGTGGTGATTGATTCCAAAGACTACGACCAGGTTAAGGCACCAAAATCAAGGAAAAGTCTTTCCACCAACAAAAGTGTGCTGTTCTCAAAAAATGATGACTGTATGGAGATGTCTGAAGCCCTTACTGGACACATGGATGCAAATCGTCACTCCGTCAGAGATGGAAGTGATCAAACCAGTCCACGTGTTTTCTTAAACCAGACAGTCCAACAGAGCCAACCACATGTGGAAGCTCTTTTTTCAGAAGCAGACGACATGGAAATCACCAGAAGTCAAACTGTTGTCATTGACTCAAAAAACAGAGGAATTACTGGCAATGGCTCATCACATTCCAGTCATATGGAAATTGCCGAAAGTCAAAAAGATTTGACTGAGTCTAACCAGCCAATTAAAGGAAGCCTTTTGAGGAAAAGCATGATGAAAAGTTTGTCTTGTGTGCCATCTTCATCATTACAGAATACCATGTTTGGGAATGATCCTTATTCGGAAAGAAAGGAGGCAACAACTGTTAGTGGTGACGACATGGAAATAACACGAAGTCAGACTGTTGTCATTGATGCTAAACATAAAAGGATGAGTGGGGATAGTGACCCCAAGGTCCACACTCTAACCACTAAATGGAAGAATAGCATTTCGCCCATGACTGATGCAACTTTCCCCTCCAGTCAGATGACTAGTCAGGCCAATGTGTTGCAAATGTCAACTGCTGGTGAAGACATGGGATTTACAACTCGTAAAGCAGCTGCTATGGATTCCAATTCCAGTGAAGTAAACGATGGCTGTAAAAGTACTACAAAGAAATTCTTCCCATTTGATCCCTTAATTTCTAAACCTTGTGAATCTGAGGGAATTACCACTGACCTATCATTCATTACTGGCCAGAaggtctttccatctctttggGTAGATGACATGGAGCTGACTAGCAGCAAAGTGACAAAGTCTGTGCCATATATGGCAGCCGAGTCAAAAACACAGTGCTCTTCTGATGAAGGCTATGTCTTGAAGATGACAAAGTCTGCTCAACTGGCCTCTGATGAACGTTATGGTGCACCGCTTCATGAGGAAGATCCTGTTGCCCTCATGTCTCAGAGTAGGGAAGTCATTGGAGAGTCCAGTAGTGTTAGAGGCAGAGGTATTCATCATGACCAAAGGAGCTCTTTGTGCGCAGAGGAAAATGTTGACTCAGCCGAACCAGATCCAGTTTCTCCACCTGATCATACTGTCACCAAGAGAAGTGATCCCATATCCCAAAAATCTAAATCTAGGCGGAGAAGCCTGCTAGATCTACAGTCTAAACTGAGACGTATTTCACAAGCTATCAATGACCCGGCCCAAAGTGTAGTAAACAGTGCAACTTTACCATTACCCCGTTTGGAGGTAACAGAAATGTTCACAGATAATCCTGAAATGGCAGACACAATAGGTTGCAGTAACCAGAACGCTGTAGAAGTGTTGACTGAACAACCAGATCATGTAGAAAGCTCCAGAAAGACCTCGGTCAAACATGAGACTAAACCACTCACAGCACGACGCTCGTTTGGTGGATTTCTACCCAAACTGCCATCAAGACAAAAACCAATTATTACTGATCACGTATCTGAAACCACAAAAACCTTCAAAAGTAACTTCCTCGAAATCGACCTAGATGCCACTTCCAATCTTGGCAACTCTGAGATGGATGATATCCATGCTGAACAGCTTCCTGAGATGAGTAGCGACGAGGACATTTCAGTAACTGTTGATGACCATTCTTTCAAGCAAACCCAGGAGGAAGATGGCCACTGCGGTGCAAACCCGTTGCCAGAAGACCTGGTGCATAATGTCTCACCGACTCTCAATGTCACCAAAAACCTGAAAAGGCCGCGTCCAGAGGATGACCATGACAATATGCCTCTagagcagaagagaaaacaagaagTATTACCCACTGAAGTCACG GGGTCTGCTTTTAGTAGCATCCGGTGGGAGACTAATGCCACAGAGGAAGCTTCTAATGTGATGACTAAGACAATTGATGGTACCAGCTCCAGCAGTAACTCCACCTACCTTAAATCTGAGGCCACCTTCGAGTCAA CATACAAGTACAGCCAGTGTGACTCCCAGATCGAAAGGACTTTGGATTATGAATTTGATTTTTACAAG AAAATTGAAGATGGAAGCATCACCATGAATGAGTTCCTGAGGCACTTTGGCATCGACTTCGTCATCCACAGATCCCGTCCAAGTGCCCTCCCTGACAAT TTTTCACCTGACCCAACACCAAAAATGGAGCACTTACTGAATGAGCTGTTCATCTACCGACCTAAACAGAGGGTTTATGAAGCTGACTGTGAGAAGCTCGCTGCAATGGTCGAAGG ACTCAAGTCACGGATGCTGGAACAAGACCGTCCCGTCAGACACATCAATGAGTCGCTTTGGCAGGAGTTGACAAACCTATCCAAGGAACAG CTACTGAGCTTTGGTTCCAAGTTGAAGGAAAGAAAGGTGCATTTCCGAAAGAGAAGCAAAATGCTTTCTCATGAAATGAAGGCTGGCATGTACTCTGAACTTGTGCACACAACACAG GAGACCAAACATCAACTTGAGGAAAAGGTGTTGGAAACGGATACATTACTAAAAGATCTTGATGCGTGTATCCATGATTTGGAAGTTG AATTGGAAGCTGTGGATAGCGCCCTGAGAGTTGACCAAGTGCATGCACAGAGTGAAATACAGCCGGCCCTGAGAAAGAGACAAGAAG AACTTGAACGCTTGGATAGTGCTGTTGCTGAGAAACAAAG GCAAATGGTCCATGTGGAAAGTGAGAAGAAGAACAAGGCAGAAAAATTGGACAGATTACGAGAGGAGGTGAAAGATATAAAGAAACACACCTCGGTTCTACACAG TGTGAACGAATGGAAGTTGAGCTTGAAAGAAAATGGAAGGACTCTGATTGGTTTTCTACATAACACACTATTGTTAGAGGTGGTACATCAACCGCCCAGTG gaaTGCTTGCCCCAAATGATGATACGGAACAGAAACTTCTTGacgtttcatttcattttcaatcaGACG CAGACAAATCTGAGTGCCACTCTATAATAGTCCATGACCTGCTCTCCAAACTCTTTAAGTCTGAAACCGATTGGTTGAAGAGGTACTCCACCACTCGCGACATTCCAATG CTCCTACATGATGTGAGCCTGGCGGTGAGCCGCATCCGTCTTCTCGGTGAAGAGATCCAGCGGCTGAAGAGGTGGGGAGCGCTGAGACTGAGCGTCCTAGAGATCAGCTGTGCAGACAGGCA GGTCCAAATAGTTTTCTCCAGCCTCAAAGCGTTTGTCAAGTTTCAGCTAACTCTGATGGTTACCTGTGCGTACCCCTTTGGAGGGATTAAGGTCCATAGCTTCCAGAACTACATTGGAAATACAAG CGTTGACCAGATTGAGGATGTACTCTCGTCCATTGAACCAGCCAAGGGCTACTTGACCCAGTTTATCAAGATGATTCATGATCATCTCCTTGTCTAA